A window of Mycoplasmopsis equigenitalium genomic DNA:
GGAGCAAGAACCACAAAAATTCGATTCATTTTACTTTTTAAGTTTAAATTCAATTTTTCGTATTCGTCGCAGTGAACTTGAAAGTTTTGTTGCTGCGGAAAGCAAAACACGAATTAAATGAGAAACCCAGCTTGATATTGTTGTCAAGATTGATGAACTTGTTAATAGCAAAAACAAAATCCATATTGTCGTCGTTGATAATATTAGAAAAAACATCTTAACTATCAACTAATTGATTATAATTAAAGACATAATGGACATTTACAAGTATGGTAGCGATTATGAATTTAAAAACCCAGTATTTATACTGGGTTCTTTTGAATCGCTTCACATTGGTCATTATGAGTTAATTTTAGCTGCTAAAAAATTTGGCAAACAAACTGTAATGATGATTTTTGACGATCCGGATGTAATGCCTAATAAGTCGAAAGAAAAGTTTATACAACTTGAAGTTCGTTTGCAACAAATTGCTGATTTAGGAATTGACAATGTTATTTTGGTTGAGTTTAGTAAGGTTAAACATCTACCTGGACAAGTGTTTCTAGATATGTTATTTAAAAAACAAAAACCAGTTATTGTTTGTGGTGCTGATTTTAAATTTGGCAGCGACTTACTAGATGTTAATTATTTAAAAAAATATTATGAAACAGTTGTTTGCGATCTTCAGTTAGTTAAAGGACATAAAATTTCTACATCAATTATTAAGGAACAAATTCCAATGGGTTTTGTTGAATTTGCCAACAAATTACTGGTTAAAGATTATGCAATTAAAATTAGGCTTGAAAGTGGTTTTAGTTTTAAATGAAGTGATATTTTAAAACTGCACTATGGGATTTACGCCGCGACTATCGAGATTAATGATTTTATGTATTACTGTGTTTTACATGTTGATATGAATCAAAATCAACATCTTAAGTTTCTTGATTTTGATGCCAAAGAAGAAGCGATTATTAATGCTGATTACATTTTAAATATTCACCAAGAAATTCGACTCATTTCTAATCAAAGATTAGATAAAATTAGTAGTGTAGATTTACAAAATGCCAAAGCATATTTTGTTGCAAAAATAAAGGAGAACAATGCTTAATTCAAAACAAATTCGTACAATGTGACTAGAATTTTTTAAATCAAAAGATCACTTGATTGTGGAACCTAAAAGTTTGATTCCGATCAAAGATAATTCGCTTTTATGAATTAACTCTGGTGTTGCCACATTAAAAGATTATTTTTCAGGTAAGAAAAAACCACCACATCCTCGTTTGACAAACTCGCAAAAAGCGATTCGTACTAACGATATTGAAAATGTGGGGGTAACAACTAGACACCACACATTTTTTGAAATGCTTGGTAATTTTTCAATTGGTGACTATTTTAAAAAAGAAGCAATTGCTTGAGGTGCCGAATTTGTTATTAAGCACTTAAAGTTATCGCCAGAAAAGATTTATGTAACATACTTTAAAGAAGATTTAGAAACACGCGATCTTTGAATTAAGCACGGAATCGATCCAATTCATATGGTACCAGGTGATAAAAAAACTAACTTTTGGGAACATGGCTTAGGCCCTTGCGGACCAAACACCGAGATCTTTTACGACCGTGGTGAAAAATTTGACAAACGGGGTGTTGAGTTAATTGCACATGATATTGATAATGATCGTTTTATTGAAATTTGAAACATTGTTTTTTCAACTTTTAATCATTTAGGTGATGGTAAATATACCGAACTTAAGCAAAAAAATATCGATACAGGCGCTGGTTTAGAACGGATTGTTTCGATTATGCAAGATGCTCCAACTAACTACGATACTGATTTGTTTATTCCGATTATTAAAGAAATTGAAAAGCTCACACCTTATAAATACGATATAAATAATTACTTTACCAAGGAAAAAGAACAAGCTCAAATTAATACCTCATTTAAGATTATTGCTGATCATATGCGAACCGTGGCTAATGCTATAGGTGATGGCGCTAGTGTAAGCAACATAGGTCGTGGTTACATTATTCGTCGTTTAATTCGTCGTAGTTATTACCAATCATTTATTTTAAAAATTAAAGATAAAACATTCCTTTATAAGTTGATTAAAACAATTAAAGAAACACTGCCATTTGAGTATGATGTAAAAAAGGTTGAAAGTGTTGTTAAAAATGAAGAATTACTTTTTGCCAAGACAATCGAGAAAGGCCGTAAGTTGCTTCTTGATTTAATTGCAGCAAAGAAGGTTATCAATGAAAAAACTGTTTTTCAACTTTACGAAACTTATGGTTTTCCTTTTGAGTTAACTATTGAAATTTTAAAAGAATATAACATCGAAGTTGATGCTAAAAAGCTGGAAAATGAAAAAGCAATCCACGCTGACAAGTCACGTAATAAACAAGTTAGTGGTATGACAAAAGCGATTAATTCACTTGCTTTAGTAAGTCGAAAAATATCAGAATTTACTGGTTATGAAACTATGGAAGGCAAGGCTAAAATTTTATTTATGGCTGACGCTGAAAAAGAAATTTCTAGCTCAAAAGACAAGTGTTATTTAATTCTTGATCGAACACCATTTTATGCAACAAGTGGTGGACAAAATCATGACAATGGTTATATGCTGCAAGCTGACAATAAAATTCAGATTCTTGATGTGTTTAAGGATAAGAATAATAATCATGTTCACTTTGTTAAAGGAGTTGTTAAAAAAGACCTACCGCTTGAGTGTTTTGTAGATAAAGAACGTCGTTATGGGATGATGCGAAATCACTCATCAACCCACATTGTTTTTTCAATTATGCGTCAAGTTTTAGGCAATCACATTGTGCAACTTGGAAGTGATATAACTGACGAAAGATTTACATTTGACTTTCCGAGTGAACGTAAATTAACGAAAGCAGAAATTGATAAAATTGAAGAAAAATTCAAGGAATTTATTGAAAAAGATATTAAACGTGATTACCATGTAATAACGCTTAATGAGGCTAAAAAACAAAATGTCTATATGACACTTGAAGAGATGGAATATATGAATCCTAACGCTGTACGGATGGTTGATTTCAAGGAAATTACTAAAGATTTATGTGGCGGAACACACGTACCTAATACAGGTTTTATTGAAGCATTTAAGATTGTTTCGGTTGAGAAAAAACAAGCGGGCGTATATCGTTTAAGAGCAATAACTACTAACAAACTTGTTGATAAATACTATAAAGACTCGCTTCAAAATGTAAATCAAGAACTAGATGTTTTAAAAGAAAAAATTACAAAGTTTGATAGTAAATTTAAATTTAAAAATTTCAATAACAAGGATCAAAAACAACAACTTTTAGCCTTGGAAAATTACTTAGAAGAACTAAAAAATGAACTCGTTAAGCTAAGTAAATTAGAAGCTAAAAAACACGAAAATCTTGAACTAGAATTTAAGACTAAAAATATCGGCGGTAAAGAAGTTGTTTATAGCTTTGAAGTACCAGCGCAAGTTCTAAACGTACAAGCCGCAACCCAACGCGAAAAACACAAAAATAGTATTGTTATTTTAGGAAGTAAACAAGAATCAGGAATGATTTTATGCGTTGGCTCGCATCTTGTTGATTCAAATAAATTACTTCAAAAAATCTTTGCCAAAACTAATGGCAAGGGTGGTGGTAATGCAATCTTTGCAATAGGTAAATTAAGCGATGACTCTAATTTATTAAAGGTAATTGAAAGTGCGGTAAAAGATGCGTAAAATCGCCCTTGATTTGGGTACGGTTACTTGTGGCGTGGCAATTAGCGATCCGTTTGATATGTTTGCCATTGGATTAGAAACAATTAAATATTTTGAGTACGATTTCGAA
This region includes:
- a CDS encoding FAD synthase, which codes for MDIYKYGSDYEFKNPVFILGSFESLHIGHYELILAAKKFGKQTVMMIFDDPDVMPNKSKEKFIQLEVRLQQIADLGIDNVILVEFSKVKHLPGQVFLDMLFKKQKPVIVCGADFKFGSDLLDVNYLKKYYETVVCDLQLVKGHKISTSIIKEQIPMGFVEFANKLLVKDYAIKIRLESGFSFKWSDILKLHYGIYAATIEINDFMYYCVLHVDMNQNQHLKFLDFDAKEEAIINADYILNIHQEIRLISNQRLDKISSVDLQNAKAYFVAKIKENNA
- the alaS gene encoding alanine--tRNA ligase — protein: MLNSKQIRTMWLEFFKSKDHLIVEPKSLIPIKDNSLLWINSGVATLKDYFSGKKKPPHPRLTNSQKAIRTNDIENVGVTTRHHTFFEMLGNFSIGDYFKKEAIAWGAEFVIKHLKLSPEKIYVTYFKEDLETRDLWIKHGIDPIHMVPGDKKTNFWEHGLGPCGPNTEIFYDRGEKFDKRGVELIAHDIDNDRFIEIWNIVFSTFNHLGDGKYTELKQKNIDTGAGLERIVSIMQDAPTNYDTDLFIPIIKEIEKLTPYKYDINNYFTKEKEQAQINTSFKIIADHMRTVANAIGDGASVSNIGRGYIIRRLIRRSYYQSFILKIKDKTFLYKLIKTIKETLPFEYDVKKVESVVKNEELLFAKTIEKGRKLLLDLIAAKKVINEKTVFQLYETYGFPFELTIEILKEYNIEVDAKKLENEKAIHADKSRNKQVSGMTKAINSLALVSRKISEFTGYETMEGKAKILFMADAEKEISSSKDKCYLILDRTPFYATSGGQNHDNGYMLQADNKIQILDVFKDKNNNHVHFVKGVVKKDLPLECFVDKERRYGMMRNHSSTHIVFSIMRQVLGNHIVQLGSDITDERFTFDFPSERKLTKAEIDKIEEKFKEFIEKDIKRDYHVITLNEAKKQNVYMTLEEMEYMNPNAVRMVDFKEITKDLCGGTHVPNTGFIEAFKIVSVEKKQAGVYRLRAITTNKLVDKYYKDSLQNVNQELDVLKEKITKFDSKFKFKNFNNKDQKQQLLALENYLEELKNELVKLSKLEAKKHENLELEFKTKNIGGKEVVYSFEVPAQVLNVQAATQREKHKNSIVILGSKQESGMILCVGSHLVDSNKLLQKIFAKTNGKGGGNAIFAIGKLSDDSNLLKVIESAVKDA